The Phaeacidiphilus oryzae TH49 region TACCGCCCGCGCCGCCGGGAGGCTGGTTCCCACGACCAGCTCTCCCCCACCAAGGCGGTGCCCCGATGCGACTCCCCGCCCCCTCCTGGCCCCACCCGGCCTCGCCCACCACGGCGACCCAGTCCCCGGCCGGCTTCCCCGCCCGCCGGGTAATCCTGCCGGCCGGGCCTCCGCCCTCCCCCGCCGAGGTGCCGCCGCCGCCCGCGCCGGGAGCCGGCCGAGGGCCCGACCCGGGGCCCGACGTGGGTCAGTACGGCGGCGACCCCGCCGCGGCGGCCGAGGCCGAGGACTGGGGGTACGGGGACCCCTGCCTACCGTCGCCGGCCGTGAGCGGCGCGCCGGTCGCCGAGGGCTGCTCCGCGGAGTACACCCGGCCGGAAGGCGCGGGCGGCGGATGGGAACTCGACGGAGGAGGCGCCGGCCCACACCCGTGGGGGCGACCGGAGGGCTCCACCGAGCCTCCGCGATACGGCGGCCACGGCCGGACGGAGGGCCCCGGCGCGGGGGGCTGGGCCTTCGCAGGCGGAGAGGCCGCAGCGTTCGCGGCGACCCCTCGGCGCGACACCGGGGGCCAGGCATGGGCCGGGGATGACGACGGCAACGACGGCGGCGCCCCCGGAGCGGACGGAGTGGAGGTCGGCGGCGGTTGGCAGGCCAGCAGGGGGGACGGCAGCGGCGTCGGGGGCCCTGCCGGAGGCGGCACCGAGGGGGCGGCCGGCGGGCCGGAACCGAGCGCGCGCCGGTGCCGGAGGCGCGCATCGTGCCGGGGTTTCCGGCGATCCGCGCCGGCGGGGGGCGGCATCGGATGCCCGCGGCGCTGCGCCGGCGGCCGGGGCCCGTGGCCGCGGGACTGCTGGTCGCGGCGGCCACCCTCAGCGCCGGAGCGCTCCGCTCCGCGAGCTCCCCCGCGTCACATCTGTCCGCCGCGCCACTCGCCACTCAATGTCCCCGCGTTCACTCTCCCGAGTGAGCCGATGATCAGGGAATTCACCAGGACCTTCGGTCAATTGGTACGGTCCTGCCCGACTCGTACCCATCTATTCCTCTGAAGGCGGGGCCATGAACGGCTTCAAGAAGTTCCTGATGCGCGGCAACGTCCTCGACCTCGCGGTCGCGGTCGTCATCGGCGCGGCATTCACCAACATCGTCAACGCGCTGGTGAAGGGCGTGATCAACCCGATCGTCGGGGCCTTCGGCACCACGGACCTGACGAACTACAAGTCCTGCCTGTCGGGTTCCTGCACCCAGGCCAAGGACGGCACCGTCACCCACGGCATCTACATCCTGTGGGGCGACGTGGTCAGCGCCGCGCTGTCGTTCCTGATCACCGCCGCGGTGGTGTACTTCCTCTTCGTGCTGCCGATGAACCGGCTGATGGCCCGCTACATGAAGCCCGCCGAGGTGGTGGAGGAGAAGCCGGTCGAGGCGGAGATCCCGGCCCAGGCCACCGCGGACTCGCGGGAGATCGCCCTGCTGGCGGAGATCCGCGACCTGCTGGAGGCGCAGCGCAACGGTCAGCGCTGAGGCGCGGGGCACCCGTGGCCGTATCGCCCGTGACACCGGTCACACCGGCGACGCCGCTGACGCCGTGCCGGCTCAGTCGCCGTGGTGCGGGGGCCGCTCCCGCAGATACCAGTCCAGCGAGTCGTCCCGCCCCGCCGAGGACGGCCGCTCGCCCCAGCCGCGGTCGGTGTCGTCGGCCGAGACGGCGCTGAGCGGATCGTCGAAGACGATCCGCTCAGCGCGTCGGCCGTCGCCGCTCTGCGGCTTCCTGCCCTTGTTTTCGTTTTCGTCGTTGCCGTCGTTCTTGTCGTTCGTCTGATCCACGAGACCACCTCCAGCGCCGCACCCCGTCGGGCGGCTCAAGGGTACGTCCGACCGGTCAGGCCGCTTCGAAGCCGGCGTGGTCGGCGATCTTGCGGAGCTCCGCCAGGGCGTGCTTCTCGATCTGGCGGATCCGCTCGCGGGTCAGGCCGTGCTGCTTGCCGACCTCGGTCAGGGTGCGCTCGCGGCCGTCCTCCATCCCGTAGCGGGAGCGGATGATGGACGCGGTCCGCTCGTCGAGCCGGTCGATCAGCGTCTCCAGCTCCTGGCGGCGCATCATCACCATCACCGCGTCCTCGGGGGACTCGGCTCCGGTGTCCTCGACCAGGTCGCCGAACTGGGTCTCGCCCTCGTCGTCCACGGTCATGTTGAGGCTGACCGGGTCGCGGGCCCAGTCCAGGACGTCCTTCACGCGCTCCGGCGTGGAGTTGAGCTCGGCGGCCACCTCCGCCGGCTCCGGGTCCCGGCCCAGCTGCTTGTTCAGCTCACGCTGCACCTTGCGGATCCGTCCCAGCTCCTCGACCAGGTGGACGGGGAGGCGGATGGTGCGGGACTGGTCCGCTATGGAGCGGGTGATGGCCTGGCGGATCCACCAGGTCGCGTAGGTCGAGAACTTGAACCCCTTGCGGTAGTCGAACTTCTCGACCGCCCGCACCAGGCCCGCGTTGCCCTCCTGGATGAGGTCGAGCAGCGGCAGACCGCTGCGCGGG contains the following coding sequences:
- the mscL gene encoding large conductance mechanosensitive channel protein MscL gives rise to the protein MNGFKKFLMRGNVLDLAVAVVIGAAFTNIVNALVKGVINPIVGAFGTTDLTNYKSCLSGSCTQAKDGTVTHGIYILWGDVVSAALSFLITAAVVYFLFVLPMNRLMARYMKPAEVVEEKPVEAEIPAQATADSREIALLAEIRDLLEAQRNGQR
- a CDS encoding sigma-70 family RNA polymerase sigma factor, yielding MATRAVVRERADRASTARPTNADADRDLVGMYLDEIARTPLLDAAEEVELSLRIEAGVFAQHLLDGLAEGSEKAAGLPGGVTEDELRALAEDAERAKDVFIRSNLRLVVAVARRYPRSGLPLLDLIQEGNAGLVRAVEKFDYRKGFKFSTYATWWIRQAITRSIADQSRTIRLPVHLVEELGRIRKVQRELNKQLGRDPEPAEVAAELNSTPERVKDVLDWARDPVSLNMTVDDEGETQFGDLVEDTGAESPEDAVMVMMRRQELETLIDRLDERTASIIRSRYGMEDGRERTLTEVGKQHGLTRERIRQIEKHALAELRKIADHAGFEAA